A window of Mytilus edulis chromosome 10, xbMytEdul2.2, whole genome shotgun sequence contains these coding sequences:
- the LOC139491693 gene encoding uncharacterized protein, which yields MASNPTCKSLQKQVTELQNRIKELSWKPSVENEVKRPPSNEKNVVYVQKDRKVPKFTGYNFQVEDWIEDVNTVLHAREMSRQERADFIYLQLEGSAKDEVKYRSHLVRQSPDQILEILQDAFGVKDNITKLQKNFLDRVQKPNESLREYSYVLMDLMSKITNKDSTWMPNKEKTLCDQFSQNVQDSYLRKHLKQIVRAQSHIPFLDLREEAIMWSEEEEYKDKRYNTKTKSETTDTVPEEPTTDVCASKDKTDSSSEQSDKFNQLLGIVQKQSEQIETLTKIVNTKQQPTSYNSRYNRFEPQRRTLLCFRCNEPGHKIADCPVVNSKKSGNG from the coding sequence ATGGCAAGTAATCCTACTTGTAAGTCTTTACAAAAGCAAGTGACTGAATTGCAGAATAGAATTAAAGAACTATCTTGGAAACCTAGTGTTGAAAATGAAGTAAAAAGACCACCATCTAACGAAAAGAATGTTGTATATGTGCAGAAAGATAGAAAAGTTCCAAAGTTTACTGGGTATAATTTTCAAGTTGAAGATTGGATTGAAGATGTTAATACTGTGTTACATGCACGTGAGATGTCCCGTCAAGAACGAGCggattttatatatttacaacttGAAGGTTCTGCTAAAGATGAAGTGAAATACCGTTCTCATCTAGTTCGACAAAGTCCAgatcaaattttagaaattttacaaGATGCCTTTGGTGTAAAGGATAATATTACTAAACTACAGAAGAATTTTTTAGATCGTGTGCAAAAGCCAAATGAATCACTTAGGGAATATTCGTATGTGTTAATGGATTTAATgagtaaaattacaaataaagatTCAACTTGGATGCCTAATAAAGAGAAAACATTGTGCGaccaattttcacaaaatgtacAAGACAGTTACTTAAGAAAACATCTGAAACAAATAGTTCGTGCACAATCTCATATACCATTTTTGGATTTACGTGAAGAAGCTATTATGTGGTCCGAGGAGGAAgaatataaagataaaagataCAACACAAAGACGAAAAGTGAAACAACCGATACTGTACCAGAAGAACCTACAACTGATGTTTGCGCTAGTAAGGATAAAACTGACAGTAGTAGTGAACAATCCGATAAATTCAATCAGTTATTGGGTATTGTCCAAAAACAAAGTGAACAGATTGAAACATTAACAAAGATCGTTAATACAAAGCAACAACCAACAAGTTATAACAGTAGATACAATAGGTTTGAGCCACAACGACGTACTTTGTTATGTTTTAGATGCAATGAGCCAGGTCACAAGATTGCAGACTGTCCAGTTGTGAATTCCAAGAAGTCGGGAAACGGGTAG